A portion of the Hoylesella buccalis ATCC 35310 genome contains these proteins:
- a CDS encoding cob(I)yrinic acid a,c-diamide adenosyltransferase gives MKIYTKTGDKGSTALIGGARVKKDDLRIETYGTLDELNAHLGVLDTLLTDAADKSFVQRIQSNLFVIGSYLACDSQHPAQANHYRLQPDEVNELEQEIDRMTQALPPQKTFLLPGGCPASAQAHVCRTVCRRAERRMVSLNEAHPIQLEILAFVNRLSDYLFVLARKINFNENVMEKKWELSW, from the coding sequence ATGAAAATATATACAAAGACCGGCGACAAGGGGTCTACGGCACTCATTGGCGGTGCCAGGGTGAAGAAAGATGACCTGCGCATTGAAACGTACGGAACGTTGGACGAACTCAATGCGCATCTTGGTGTGTTAGATACCTTGCTGACCGATGCTGCTGACAAGTCTTTCGTTCAGCGCATACAGTCCAACTTGTTCGTCATCGGCAGTTATCTGGCCTGCGATTCGCAGCATCCGGCTCAGGCCAATCATTATCGCTTACAGCCAGATGAGGTGAACGAGCTGGAACAAGAGATTGACCGAATGACGCAAGCCTTGCCGCCCCAGAAAACATTTTTGTTGCCAGGTGGATGTCCTGCCAGCGCGCAGGCTCATGTGTGCAGAACCGTGTGTCGACGTGCAGAACGGCGCATGGTTTCGTTGAACGAAGCACATCCCATACAGTTGGAAATCCTCGCTTTTGTGAATCGACTGTCCGATTATTTGTTTGTCTTGGCCAGAAAAATCAACTTTAATGAGAATGTAATGGAAAAAAAGTGGGAACTTTCTTGGTGA